From Aquabacter sp. L1I39, the proteins below share one genomic window:
- a CDS encoding S49 family peptidase — MTDPTSDSLLSRLARAASPLMPASWRRDIPVVPVVRLSGAIGMSTPFNPGLSLATVSRNLERAFAVKKAPAVALIINSPGGSPVQSHLIFKRIRSLAKEKDKHVFAFVEDVAASGGYMIACAADEIFADPSSVVGSIGVVSAGFGFNRLIDRIGIDRRVHTAGTRKVMLDPFRPERQEDVERLLALQADVHRMFIDLVRERRGAILNGPEEALFSGEFWVGTQAEDLGLIDDLGDLRTVLRTRYGDKVRTPLIAQGGWWPRRVGLGSSQLEAFAPAFGAGVADAALARLEERALWSRYGL, encoded by the coding sequence ATGACCGACCCCACCTCCGACAGCTTGCTGTCCCGCCTCGCCCGTGCCGCCAGCCCCCTGATGCCCGCATCCTGGAGGCGCGACATTCCCGTGGTGCCGGTGGTGCGCCTGTCCGGGGCCATCGGCATGTCCACCCCTTTCAATCCGGGCCTGAGCCTTGCCACCGTCTCGCGCAACCTGGAGCGGGCCTTTGCGGTGAAGAAGGCGCCGGCGGTGGCGCTGATTATCAATTCGCCGGGCGGGTCTCCGGTGCAGTCGCACCTCATCTTCAAGCGCATCCGCTCGCTCGCCAAGGAGAAGGACAAGCACGTCTTCGCCTTCGTGGAAGACGTGGCGGCCTCTGGCGGCTACATGATCGCCTGCGCGGCGGATGAGATCTTCGCAGATCCCTCCTCCGTGGTGGGCTCCATTGGCGTCGTCTCCGCCGGCTTTGGCTTCAACAGGCTCATCGACCGCATCGGCATCGATCGCCGGGTGCACACCGCCGGCACCCGCAAGGTCATGCTTGACCCCTTCCGCCCGGAGCGGCAGGAGGATGTGGAGCGGCTGCTCGCCCTTCAGGCGGACGTGCACCGCATGTTCATCGACCTGGTGCGCGAGCGGCGGGGCGCGATCCTGAACGGGCCGGAGGAGGCGCTTTTTTCCGGTGAGTTCTGGGTCGGAACACAGGCTGAGGACCTCGGCCTCATCGATGATCTCGGCGACCTCCGCACCGTCCTGCGCACCCGCTACGGCGATAAGGTGCGCACCCCCCTCATCGCCCAGGGCGGCTGGTGGCCCCGCCGGGTGGGGTTAGGCTCCAGCCAGTTGGAGGCCTTTGCCCCGGCCTTCGGGGCGGGCGTCGCCGATGCCGCCTTGGCGCGTCTGGAAGAGCGGGCGCTTTGGTCGCGCTACGGGCTCTAG
- a CDS encoding efflux RND transporter periplasmic adaptor subunit, whose protein sequence is MLQKTEAGGYVKPPVKRRGRSRWVWGIGLLLVLGAAGGGYYLYGRGTGSQAQEIATTPVVRGDIEQTVTALATIKPKTYVDVGTQVSGQLRKVMVEIGDAVQQGTQLAQIDPTVYQTRVIGDQAQLDNLKAQLAQQKAQLELDRLRDSRASRLLATQAGSQDTADAAAATVRIGEAKIAALEAQIKQTQATLDGDIANLGYTKIYAPMSGTVVSTSATEGQTLNANQTAPIILRIADLDTMQVWAQVTEADIPKIKVGMPVYFTTLGMPDRRFSAKVVQILPTPDTVNDVVLYNVLIDVPNPDRVLMTSMSAQVFFMLDAARNALLVPASAVRPAARGARREARNEAVVRVLVDGKVEPRTVKTGLSNRGQVQILEGLNEGDRVVTTPDTTPQRPSGPMPPRLF, encoded by the coding sequence ATGCTGCAAAAGACCGAGGCGGGTGGATATGTGAAGCCTCCCGTCAAGCGCAGGGGGCGGTCGCGCTGGGTGTGGGGCATCGGCCTGCTGCTGGTGCTCGGAGCGGCCGGCGGCGGCTATTATCTCTATGGCCGGGGCACCGGAAGTCAGGCCCAGGAAATCGCCACCACGCCCGTGGTGCGGGGTGACATCGAGCAGACCGTCACCGCGCTCGCAACCATCAAGCCCAAGACCTATGTGGATGTGGGAACTCAGGTTTCCGGCCAGCTGCGCAAGGTGATGGTGGAGATTGGCGACGCCGTCCAGCAGGGCACCCAGCTCGCCCAGATCGACCCCACCGTCTACCAGACCCGTGTGATCGGCGATCAGGCCCAACTGGACAATCTGAAGGCTCAGCTCGCCCAGCAGAAGGCGCAGTTGGAACTGGACCGCCTGCGGGACAGTCGCGCCTCCCGGCTCCTCGCCACCCAAGCCGGCAGCCAGGATACGGCGGATGCCGCCGCCGCCACGGTGCGGATCGGCGAGGCGAAGATCGCGGCCCTGGAAGCCCAGATCAAGCAGACCCAGGCGACGCTCGATGGCGACATCGCCAATCTCGGCTACACCAAGATCTATGCCCCCATGTCCGGCACGGTGGTCTCCACCAGCGCCACCGAGGGGCAGACGCTGAATGCCAACCAGACCGCCCCCATCATCCTGCGGATCGCCGATCTCGACACCATGCAGGTGTGGGCGCAGGTGACGGAAGCGGACATTCCAAAGATCAAGGTGGGCATGCCGGTCTATTTCACCACGCTCGGCATGCCCGACCGGCGCTTTTCCGCCAAGGTGGTGCAGATCTTGCCGACGCCCGACACGGTGAACGATGTGGTGCTCTACAACGTCCTCATCGACGTGCCCAATCCCGACCGGGTGCTGATGACCTCCATGAGCGCCCAGGTCTTCTTCATGCTGGATGCCGCCCGCAACGCCCTGCTGGTGCCGGCCTCCGCGGTGCGGCCGGCGGCGCGGGGCGCTCGGAGGGAGGCCCGCAACGAGGCGGTGGTGCGCGTGCTGGTGGACGGCAAGGTGGAGCCGCGCACGGTGAAGACGGGCCTCTCCAATCGCGGCCAGGTGCAGATCCTGGAGGGGCTGAATGAGGGCGACCGGGTGGTGACCACCCCCGACACCACCCCGCAGCGCCCCTCCGGCCCCATGCCGCCGAGGCTGTTTTGA
- a CDS encoding MacB family efflux pump subunit codes for MSETAFPHVEAPAAGRVPEPLLRLNHVSKVYPSGETVVRALDDVSLTIMPGEYVAIMGQSGSGKSTLMNIMGCLDRPTMGEYWVMGRDVSEFGPDELAALRCRTFGFVFQRYNLLPSISAEENVEIPAIYAGRPKLERLERARELLGRLGLAERADHRPSQLSGGQQQRVSIARALMNEAPVVLADEPTGALDSRSGAEVLELLAELNREGRTILLITHDPQVAEHANRVVRLQDGRILSDETKVPTPVRPEAAEAAKRLKMRNNLLPDMADAVKMAFRSMRANLFRTILTLLGVIIGVAAVIAMLAIGQGSKQSVLDRIASMGTNLLVVRPGAPGIRSTGANASLTPEDAEAIAAEVPNILAVSPERYANATARVGNIDYATQIQGASPGYTVAREWPIAQGTMFTEADLDSYAPVVVLGQTVARVMFPDGKSPLGRYILIKNVPYEVIGVLAPRGANAFGMDQDDLVLIPLSTGFMRVFGRRYLNAITVAVEDVDRIDETQEAITVLLRQRHKADDFQIRNTASILETATATADTLTRLLASVAAISLLVGGIGVMNIMLVSVTERTREIGIRMATGARRSNIMLQFNTEALVICGFGGLVGVALGLGAALLLKSFGALVIFSAGPPLLAFGCAFLTGFVFGYLPARKASRLDPVAALAYE; via the coding sequence TTGAGCGAGACCGCCTTTCCCCACGTGGAGGCGCCGGCCGCCGGGCGGGTGCCCGAGCCCCTGCTGCGGCTCAACCATGTGAGCAAGGTCTATCCCAGCGGCGAAACCGTTGTGCGGGCTTTGGATGATGTCTCGCTCACCATCATGCCCGGCGAGTATGTGGCCATCATGGGCCAGTCGGGCTCCGGCAAGTCCACGCTCATGAACATCATGGGCTGCCTAGACCGGCCCACCATGGGCGAATACTGGGTCATGGGGCGGGACGTCTCCGAGTTCGGCCCCGACGAACTGGCGGCGCTGCGCTGCCGCACCTTCGGCTTCGTCTTCCAGCGCTACAATCTTCTGCCCTCCATCTCGGCGGAGGAGAATGTGGAGATCCCCGCCATCTATGCCGGCCGGCCCAAGCTGGAGCGGCTGGAGCGGGCGCGGGAGCTGCTCGGCCGCCTCGGGCTTGCCGAACGGGCGGACCATCGCCCCTCCCAATTGTCCGGTGGCCAGCAGCAGCGCGTTTCCATCGCCCGCGCCCTCATGAACGAAGCCCCGGTGGTGCTTGCCGACGAGCCCACGGGAGCGCTCGACAGCCGCTCGGGCGCCGAGGTGCTGGAATTGCTCGCGGAGCTGAACCGGGAAGGGCGGACCATCCTTCTCATCACCCATGATCCGCAGGTGGCCGAGCATGCCAACCGGGTGGTGCGCCTGCAGGACGGGCGTATCCTCTCGGACGAGACCAAGGTTCCGACGCCGGTGCGGCCGGAGGCGGCGGAAGCCGCCAAGCGGCTGAAGATGCGCAACAATCTTCTGCCCGACATGGCCGATGCGGTGAAGATGGCGTTCCGCTCCATGCGCGCCAACCTGTTCCGCACCATCCTCACCTTGCTGGGCGTCATCATCGGTGTGGCGGCGGTCATCGCCATGCTGGCCATTGGCCAGGGTAGCAAGCAATCGGTCCTGGACCGCATCGCCTCCATGGGCACCAACCTTTTGGTGGTGCGGCCGGGGGCGCCGGGCATCCGCAGCACGGGCGCCAATGCCTCTCTGACGCCGGAGGATGCTGAGGCCATTGCCGCGGAAGTGCCGAACATATTGGCGGTGTCCCCGGAGCGCTACGCCAATGCCACGGCCCGCGTCGGCAATATCGATTATGCCACCCAGATCCAAGGCGCGAGCCCAGGCTATACGGTGGCGCGGGAATGGCCGATCGCCCAGGGTACCATGTTCACCGAGGCGGACTTGGACAGTTACGCGCCCGTGGTGGTGCTGGGCCAGACGGTGGCGCGGGTCATGTTTCCGGATGGCAAGAGCCCGCTCGGGCGCTACATCCTCATCAAGAACGTCCCCTATGAGGTGATCGGCGTGCTCGCCCCGCGCGGGGCCAATGCCTTCGGCATGGACCAGGACGACCTGGTGCTGATACCGCTCTCCACCGGTTTCATGCGCGTCTTCGGCCGGCGCTATTTGAACGCCATCACCGTGGCGGTGGAGGATGTGGACCGCATCGACGAGACGCAGGAAGCCATCACCGTGCTGCTGCGTCAGCGGCACAAGGCGGATGACTTCCAGATCCGCAACACCGCCTCCATCCTGGAAACAGCCACCGCCACGGCCGACACGCTGACGCGCCTGCTCGCCTCGGTGGCGGCCATCTCGCTGCTGGTGGGGGGCATCGGGGTGATGAACATCATGCTGGTGAGCGTGACCGAGCGCACCCGGGAAATCGGCATCCGCATGGCCACCGGGGCGCGGCGCTCCAACATCATGCTGCAGTTCAACACCGAGGCGCTGGTGATCTGCGGCTTCGGCGGGCTGGTGGGGGTGGCGCTGGGGCTCGGAGCGGCGCTGCTGCTCAAGAGCTTCGGCGCGCTGGTGATCTTCAGCGCCGGGCCGCCGCTGCTGGCGTTCGGCTGCGCCTTCCTCACCGGCTTCGTGTTCGGCTATCTGCCGGCGCGCAAGGCCTCGCGGCTCGATCCGGTGGCGGCGCTGGCCTACGAATAG